Genomic segment of Verrucomicrobium sp.:
CGTGAAACCGGGTACCGCCTATCCCGCCGTCCTGATGCTTTCCGCGGACAGCGACGACCGCGTCGACCCGATGCACGCGCGGAAGATGGTGGCCGCCCTTCAGGCGGACCAGGCGGGGCCCGCCCCGATCCTGCTGCGCATCGAGAAGAACGCGGGCCACGGCGGGGCCGACCTGGTCCGCTCCGCCGTCGAGCAGAAGGCCGACATGTACGCCTTCCTCTGCGCGGAGCTGGGGATCGACCCGAAGCGATGAGGATCGCCGCCGTCATCCTGGGCGCGGCCCTCCTCCTGGCGGGCTGCAAGGGGCGGGAAACCCCCGTCCAGCGCGGCGACGGGGACGGCGTCCTCCTCCTGGGCAACGGCGGCGAGCCCTCCCAGCTCGATCCCCACCTCGTCACCGGCCAGTCGGACGCGAACATCGACTTCACCCTCTTCGAGGGGCTCCTCACCGTCGACCCGCAGACCCTGGCTCCCGTGCCGGGCGTGGCGGAGCGGTGGGAGGTGACGCCGGACGGCCTCACCTACACCTTCCACCTGCGGCACGACGCCCGCTGGTCCAACGGCGATCCCGTCACCTCCGCCGACTTCCTCTACTCCTGCCGCCGGATCCTTTCCCCGGCCCTGGGCTCCGAGTACGCCTACATGCACTTCATGGTGAAGAACGCGGAGGCCTACAACGCCGGGAAGATCGCCGACTTTTCCCAGGTCGGCTACGAGGCGCCGGACCCCTACACCTTCCGCGTCCGGCTGGAGCATCCGGTGCCCTACTTCCCCTCCCTCATCACCCACCACACCTGGATCCCGGTCCACCGGGCGTGCATCGAGAAATTCGGCGCGATGGACGAGCGCGGCACCCGCTGGGTCCTGCCGGGAAACATGGTCGGCAACGGGCCCTTCCGCCTCAAGGCGTGGAAGGTCAACGAATTGGTCGAGGTGGAGAAGAACCCCTACTACTGGGACGCCGCGCGCGTCCGGCTCCGGGCCGTCCGCTTCCTCCCCTACGACGACGGCGACGCGGAGGAGCGGGCCTTCCGCTCCGGCCAGCTCCACGTCTCCGCCGTGCCGGTGGCGAAGCTCGACCTCTACCGGAAGAAGTATCCCCAATACCTCCATGCCTTCCCGCAGATGGCCACCACCTTCCTGAAGGTCAACGTGACCAAGCCGCCCCTGGACAAGCCGGAAGTCCGCCGCGCCCTGGCCATGGCGATCGACCGGGAGTCCATCGTCCGCACCGTGCTGAAGGGGGATCAGGTCCCCGCCTTCCGGCTGACCCCGCCCGACATGGCGGGCTACACCGGCCGCGCCCATTTCGACGAGAGCGTGGCGGAGGCCCGCGCGTTGATGGCGAAGGCGGGCTATCCCGGCGGCAAGGGCTTCCCGCGGCTGGAGCTGCTCATGCCCGGCGCGGGGGCGGGCGGCCTTTTGGCGGAGGCCATTCAGCAGATGTGGCGGAAGAACCTGGGCATCGACGTGGC
This window contains:
- a CDS encoding peptide ABC transporter substrate-binding protein, with product MRIAAVILGAALLLAGCKGRETPVQRGDGDGVLLLGNGGEPSQLDPHLVTGQSDANIDFTLFEGLLTVDPQTLAPVPGVAERWEVTPDGLTYTFHLRHDARWSNGDPVTSADFLYSCRRILSPALGSEYAYMHFMVKNAEAYNAGKIADFSQVGYEAPDPYTFRVRLEHPVPYFPSLITHHTWIPVHRACIEKFGAMDERGTRWVLPGNMVGNGPFRLKAWKVNELVEVEKNPYYWDAARVRLRAVRFLPYDDGDAEERAFRSGQLHVSAVPVAKLDLYRKKYPQYLHAFPQMATTFLKVNVTKPPLDKPEVRRALAMAIDRESIVRTVLKGDQVPAFRLTPPDMAGYTGRAHFDESVAEARALMAKAGYPGGKGFPRLELLMPGAGAGGLLAEAIQQMWRKNLGIDVAIVNQEGKVYEEWLRNLKYQICFYGWIGDYVDPNTFLDIFVTNGGNNQTGWADPAYDKALAEANRTLDPAARRELLQKSEAILVSQMPMIPLFFSVGRTLWRPDVKGWYSNVLGAHPLKYVWLDPATAGPARIGH